In the genome of Candidatus Palauibacter australiensis, the window CACGCTGTCGCGGGGGATGGCGCAGCGCCCGATCGGCCGGTCTTCGTGAAAGGTTCCGATGCAAATGCTGCCGCGGGGCGTCAGGTGGTGCTCGATCGGCCGGACATCGAGCTTGAGGGGCGTGGCGGTGCCGACGAGGACGTGTTCGCGGCGCTTTTCGGCTTCGGGCGACGGGGGGAGCATGTCTCCGAAGAACAGTGTCGTCATCCCATCGCCTCCCGGTCGGTCGCCGCCCTCTTTCCACCCGAGCACCGATACGCGATCGCGCCCCACATGTTCCCAATGTCGCCCGGGCGGGCAGCGCGCGATAGTCTCACCGCGCTCACGCACGCGATTGCACACGAGTCGAATACGGAGAGGGTATGACGCGCGGCTTTCTCGATGTCACGGAGGCGTGGGACGGCGAGTCCGTCGTCACCGCGTTCGACTCCGCCACCGGGGCCTGGATCTTCGTGGCGCTGCACGATACGCGGCTGGGGCCGGCCGCCGGAGGCACCCGGATGGCCTCCTATCCCACGCCCCTGCACGGCCTGATCGATGCCATGCGCCTCGCCGAGGGCATGACGTGGAAATGGGCGGGCGTGGGCATTCGGTTCGGGGGCGGCAAGGCGGTGATCGCCGTCCCGGACGACCTGAGCGACGAGGCCCGCGCAGGCTTGGTCGATCGATATGCGGCGCGTCTGGTCTCGCTCCGCGGCGCCTTCCAGACCGGCGTCGACATGGGCACGACCCCGGAGGACATGGCTCGCATCGGCGCCATCTCCGGGTACGCCGTCGGCCTCGTGGACGGGAAGCCGGGCGACCCGGGACCGTACACCGCGCGCGGCGTGTTCGCCGAGATCCGGGCCGCGCTCGAGCACCGGTTCGGCGAGGCGGATTTCGGCGCCCGCTCCGTGCTTGTCCAGGGGCTCGGCGATGTCGGTTTCCCGCTGGCCGGGCTTCTGGCCGAGGCCGGGGCGACGCTCCACCTGACGGATCTGCGCGGGGAGGCCGCCAGGCGGGCGCAGACACGCTTCGGGGGGACCGTCATCCCCGCCGAGGACATTTGGGACGTAGACGTTGACGTGTATGCGCCCTGCGCCGTCGGGGCGACGCTGAATCCGGACACGATCCCCCGCCTGCGCTGCGGGATCGTCGCCGGTTCCGCGAACAACCAGCTCCTCTCGGAGGCCGACGCGGAAAGGCTGCGCGCACGCGGGATCCTCTACGCCCCCGATTACGTGATCAACGCCGGCGGGGCGGTCGCCTTCGCCGCCATCCACCAAGGCGAGCGGGACGAGGCCCGGCTCCGGGCCCGCGTTGAGGAGATCGGGTCGTCACTGCGAGAGCTCTTCGAGGAGGCGGCCGCCGCCGGAGAATCGCCGCTTCACGCGGCCCGCCGGAGAGCCCGGCGGTTCCTCGACGCACGCGGCGGACGGGCCGGCGGAGCCGGGCAGCCCTCCGGCGCCAGCCAGTCCCCCGGCGCGGGTTAGCGGCGGGAGGCGATGCGGTCCAGCGGCTTCTTCGTGATGTCCGGGACGAGCGCGTCGTCCGCCGGATAGCCCACGACGAGCAGCAGGAAGGGCCGCTCGTTGCGGGGGCGGTCGAGGACCTCGTTCAGGAAGCCCATGGGGCTCGGGGTGTGGGTGAGGGTGGCGAGCCCCGCGTGATGCAGCGCCGTGATGAGGATCCCGGTGGCGATGCCGACGGACTCCGTTACGTAGTAGTTCTTGAGCTTCTCCCCGCCGCGCACTTCGTAACTCTCCGCGAAGATCGCGATGAGGACAGGCGCCGTCTCCAGGAAGGGTTTGTGCTCGTCCGTTCCGAGGTGGGCGAGCGCTTCGAGCCACGCGGCCGGTGCGCGATGCTCGTAGAAGTCCCGCTCCTCCTTCTCCGCTTCCACTCGGATCCGGCGCTTCACCTCGGCGTCGCGCACGACGACGAAGTGCCACGGTTGCCGGTTCGCGCCGTTGGGGGCCGTCCCCGCCGCCTCGATGCAGGCGTCGATGACCTCCTCGGGAACGGGCTCGTCGGAGTATTCGCGGACCGTCCGGCGCCGTCGCACTTCGTCGCGAAAGGCCTGCGCGCGACGCAACATCTCCTCCTCTCCGCGCCGCGTGAACGTCGCCAGCGGAACGGGACGGTACGTTCCGCCGTCCGTCATCGGATCGGCCCGGGAGTCATGGAATCGACGCGGGACTCAGGGGTCGACGCTCGGCTCAGCGGACGCCGACGAGGCCCCGCGTCGCCTGAATCAGCTCCTGGGAATCGTACCCCACGCCGTCCTTGAACACCCAGCGGACCGCCCGAATCGCGCTCGGATCGCTCCCGGGGTCGCCGGCCAGAACGATGAGGTCGGCCAGCTTCCCGGCCTCCACGGTGCCGAGTTCGTCATCCACGCCGAGGATCTTCGCGCCGTTGGCGCTGACCACCTGCACCGCCTGCGCCGGCGTGAGTCCGGCCTCGAGCAGAAGCTCGAAGTTCCGCTGATTCCCGAAGCCGGGGAGCGCACCGCCGTTGCCCGTGGGATCGACGCCCGAGGCGAGCAACCCGCCGGCGTCGACGAACGCCTTCTCGAAACGCAGTTCGTTCTGGAAGTTCTCGGGATCCGGTCCCATCTCCTGGATGCGCCCGCGCTCGTCCAGGTAGGCGTCCCGGAGGTCCGGAGCCATCAGCTCGAGGGTCCGCTCGTCCACGACGTCGCGGTCGGGAAAGAACGCCTCGTAGACCGAGAGCGTGGCGGTGAGCCCCACGCCCGCCTCCACCATCGCCTCGATCGTCTCCATCGCGATGGGCCCCGTGGGGTCTGAACTGCCGGCCCGCTGCATGACGTTGCCGGGACAACGGTCCGGCTCCTTCTCCGGCACGAAATCGGACGCCGTGAGCATCCCGTGCTCAAGGTTGTCGATCCCGAGCGCGACGGCTTCCTGGAAGCTCACCGAACACAGGTGTCCGGTGACGCGGAGGCCCAGGCGGTGCGCCTCCTCGATCGCCGCCCCCAGTTCAGCGCTCCCGATGGACGTGTACGCCTTAACCCACGTGGCTCCCTCCTCCGCCCAGTATTCGACGAAACGCCGCGCCTGTTCGGGAGAGGTCATGCGGGCCTGGTGGGGCGAGCCCGTCGAGCCGGTGATGTACGGCGCCGTGATGTGGATGCGGGGGCCGGGCGAATCGCCGCGGTCGATCGCGTCCTTCAGGTGGACATCCGCGTAGGGAGTGAAGCTCCCGGTCGTGCGGATCGTCGTGACGCCGGAACCGAGGTAGAGCCGCGGCGCGCTGTACCCGAGCTGCACGCGCCGCCCCCCGACGGAGGTGTAGAACAGATGGTCGTGCATGCCGACCATCCCGGGGATCACGGTGTGGCCGCCCAGGTCGTGACGATCCGCGCCCTCCGGCACGGCGATGGACGAGGCGGGGCCAACGGCGGCGATGCGTCCGTCGCGCAGCAGCACGGTCTGGTCTTCGAGGACCGGCCCGCCGGTGCCGTCGATCACGCGGACGTGTTCGAGCGCCACGGTCGGCCCCCGCACGGCGACATAGGCGCGGGTTTCCTCGGACAGGCGACCGTAGCTCTGCGCGGCCACGGGGTCGGCAAGCACGGTCGCGACAGCCGCGAAGGCGGCGAGCACTCTGGACATCTTCATTCCTTCATTCCTCCCTCGACGGGTCCCTTGTCGTCGGATCCCTCGGTCACCGAATCCCCACCATCCCCTTCACGGAGTCGATGAGCTTCTCGGAGTCGTAGCCCACGCCGTCCTTGAACACGACGGTCACGTTCCTGATGATCGCGGCGTCTGACTCGAGGTCGCCCCGGAGCACGACGAGATCCGCAAGCTTGCCGGCCTCGATCGTTCCAAGCTCGTCGTCCACGCCCATGATGCGGGCACCGTTCGCGCTGACGATCCGGACGACCGTGGAGGCGTCGAAACCCGCTTCGATGAGAAGCTCGTAGTTGCGCTGGTCTCCGAAGCCCGCGATGGCGCCCCCGATCCCCGTCGGGTCCACGCCCGCCGCGAGCACGCCCCCGGCCTCGACGAAGCCGCGCTCAAACGCCATGTGCTTCTGGAGGTGCGCCTCCGTCATCGGCCACTCCGGGTTCGCCTCGATCGCGTCGACCGTCTCCAGGTAATCCTCCCGCACCTCGGGAGCCATCGCCTCGAGCGTACGCTCGTCGAGGACGGCGCGTCCCTTCGTCATGGGCTCGATCACGGCCATCGTCGAGGTCATCCCGACGTCGTTCTCGACCATGGAGAGGATCAGCGCCCGCGCAATCTCCCCCGTCGGGTCCCCCTCCTCTCCCACGGTGACCATCGAGTTGGGCGGACACTCGTCCGGCTGCTTGCGCGGATCGAAGTCCGTCGCCGTCCCGAAGCCGTGCTCGATGTTGTCCATCCCCATATCCACGGCTTCCTGGAAGGTGATCGAGCAGATGTGCCCCGTGACCCGGAGGCCCTGCGCGTGCGCTTCCTCGATGACGGCGGCGAGTTCGGCGCGGCGGATCGTCGTGTACGCCTTGATCCAGGAGGCGCCCTCCCCGGCCCAGTAGCGGACGAAGCGGCGCGCTTCCTCGGGCGAGTTCACCTGCGCCATGTCGCCCAGGGCCGGGTTGGGCCCCGTGACGTACGGCGCGGTCACGTGCATGCGGGGTCCCGGCGCCAGCCCGCGCTCGATGTTCGACTTGACGTTGAGGTCCGCGTAGGGCGAGACGCTGCCCGTCGTGCGGATCGTCGTGACTCCCGCCGCGAGATAGAGGCGCGGGGAGGAGATGTTGCCCTGAGCCATCCGGCCCCCGGCGCCCATGAAGAACATGTGGTTGTGGAGCCCGATCATCCCCGGGATCACGGTGTGCCCCGGCAGTTCGCGGACCTCGGCGCCCGGCGGGATCTCTACCGCGCCGGCGGGACCCACGGCGGCGATCCGGTTCCCCTCGATCACGACGGTCTGGTTCGTCCGGGCGCCGGACCCGGTCCCGTCGATGACCTTGACGCCGGTGAGGGCGACCGTCGGCCCGGCGATGGAGACGAACTCGGAGGTCGCGTCGCCGAGTTCGGCCGCGGACTGTCCGGACAGGTGAGCCGGAGCGAGAAGGGCCGCGAGCGCGACGGGGGCCGCGATGAACTTTCTCATGGGAGACTCCTGTGAGTTGGGCCGTTCAGGGCCCCAAAACGTACCGCGTCACGGCTCCACCGTGAACACCATCTGCATGCCCGCCTCCAGGTGCTCGGCGATGTGGCAGTGCAGCATCCATTGGCCGGGGTTCGAGAGTTCGAGCAGGAGGTCGACCGAACCGCCCACGGGGACGACCACCATGTCCTTCCAGGCGAGGTTGTCGTGCGGCACGCCGTTCGTGGCGAGGGCGAGGAAGCGCTGGCCGTGGATGTGGATCGGATGCTGCATCTGGTGCAGCGTCTCGCGGCGGCTCCGGATCCTCAACTTGACGACGTCGCCCACCCGGAAGGTCCACCGGATCGCCTCGTTCTCGAGCCCCGTGGAGGGCTCGCGCAGCGTCCACGACACGTTTTCGGGCGTCGAGATCAGGTTCATCATCGGCATCGTTCCCGACCACTCGACCGGGTGGAAGTACGCCGAGTCCACCTGCATGAGACGCTCGACGACGAGCGGGAGGCCGCGCGTCGACATGTCGAGTTCCAGGGTGAGGTCCACCGGCCGGTCGAAGAGGGGGCGGTAGGGCGCGATCTCGTCGCGCGCGCGCACGTTCTCCCGCAGCGCCTCGAAAGTCGCGCTCAGATCCGGCGTGGCGTCGGCCGCGCCGACGCGAACGACGCCCAGCGTGTCCTCCTCCGGGAAGAAGCTGCCGCCGATGTGGTCGATCCCCTGCACCCGGTTCAGAAGGGGGTATCTCCCGCTCTCGGGGAAGGCGACGTGCACGATGTAACGCTCCGCCGGCGCGATGATCACGCTCTCGACCCATTCCTCCCGCTCGAAGTTGCCCACGTCGGCGCCCACGAGCTTCATGGGCGCTCCGCCGAAGGAGAGGTTGAACGTCCGCGTGTTCGACGCGTTCGTGAAGTAGAAACGGACGACCGAGCCGCGCTCCACGTCCAGCGCGTAGTCGGGCCTCCCGTTCACCAGCATGGTGTTGCCGAAGCGGCCCATGAGCGCGTGGGTGGCGCGCTCGAGACCGAAGGGGACGATCCCGTGCTCGCCCAGGAGCAAGTCGTCGAGCATCACGACCTCCTCGCGGTGGACGGGACTGAAATAGTCGGGATCTTCTGACCGGACCATGAGGTTGCCGGCCAGTCCCAGGTCCTGCTGGACTTCCTCGCGGTGGTGCGGGTGGTACCAGTAGAGGCCGGGGTCGGGGAAGTGCACTGTGTAGCGGAAGCTCTCGCCGGGGGCCACGATCTCCTGCGTCAGGCCCGGGACGCCGTCGAAGCGGTTGTCGAGCCGCAGTCCGTGCCAGTGGATCGCGGTCGGCCAGTCGATGCGGTTCGTAAAGCCGATCGTGACCGTCGCGTCCTCGGGGACCCAGAGGAGGGGCCCGGGGATCTGTCCGTTGAAGCCGTAACCCAGGAGTTCGCGGCTGCCGATGCGGCGGCGCACGTAGACGGCGTCGAGGGCGAGCGAGTCGCCGTCGGCAAGTTCGATCAGCTCGCGGGGGCGGGCGTCGACGATCTCGCCTTCCCAGCCGTCTCCCGGCAGCCAGGGCTGCACGTCCGGCCGCAGCTCCATGAGCGACGGGAGCATCATGACCCCTTCGGGCATCGGCACGCCGCCCCACGCGTCGTCCATCGCCATCTCGCCGGGGGGGGTCCGCGAGGCGCCCAGCGCGAACTCGAGGAAGTCGGCGGGCTGCATGCGGCTGGAAGGCGACTGTGCTCGCAGCACGTAGGGACCCTCGGGCTCCGGGCCCAGTCCCCCGGCCGCGCCGGGTTCCGCGCCGGATTCCGCGCCGGATTCCGCCGTGACCAGGATGAGGAACTTGTTGAATTCGACCTGCCCCACCTCGGCGCGCCCGCGCGCCGGAACCTCCCCGAGCCGCTCGATGGGCCAGAGCACCTGGGTCGACGCCCAGGCGACGTAACGGTCGTACGGACCGAGCGTGGACGGGGGCGGAAGCTCCGTCGAGATCACGGCGTCGTACAGGAGCCGTCCGTCCGGCGTCACCCCCACCGAGAACGGCCCCGGGGGACGGCGCAACTCGACCGTGCCGGTCGCGTCCGGGACGCGGGGCGTCGGGAACAGAGCCATGCAGTACAGGTCGGGGCTCGCCGCTTCCCCCTGCTCCGCGCCGGGCGTGCAGGGAGAGGCCTCCTGCCGAGCCTCCCGCGGCGGCGACATCCCCGGGGGCGCCTCGCCCACCCACAGCCAGAGCGCCCCGCACAGCGCCCCGGCGGCACCCAGCGCCGCGGCGGCGGCCGGGCCGGCGCCGCCCTCCGATGACCGCCGGGCCCCGGGGGTCACTGGAGGGACCGCGTGCGGCCCCCGTCGACGGCGATGGAAACGCCCGTCACGTAGCTGGCACGCTCGGAGGCGAGGAACGCCACGACTGCGGCGAACTCGCGCGGGTCGCCGAGACGTCTTGCGGGGATCGCGGCGTTCCACCCCGCCTCCACTTCGTCGGTCGAGATGCCCCCGGCTTCGGCGCGCACGGCGGCCAGTTGCTCCAGCCTCGCGGTGCGCGTGAAGCCCGGGAGCACATTGTTCACCGTCACGCCGAACGCAGCGACCTCATTCGAAAGGGTTTTTGCGAATCCGGTCACGGCGGCGCGGACGCTGTTGGAGAGGATCAGGCCGTCCACCGGTTCCTTTACGGCGACCGACGTGATGTTCAGGATCCGCCCCCAGCCGCGCTCCTTCATGCCGGGCAGGACGGCGCGGGTGAGATCGAGAGCGCTCTCGAGGTTGAGGCGTACGGCCGCCTTCCACGCCGCCCGGTCGTGGTCCTCGAACTCCCCCGCCGGGGGCCCGCCCGCGTTGTTCACGAGGATGTCCACGCGTCCGAAGCGGGTCATTGCCGCTTCGACGAGGCCGGCCACCGCCCGGGGGTCCGACAGATCGGCCGGGATCCCGACGACATCGCCGGGCCCGCGTGCGTCGGCGGAGGCCGCGGCTTCCGCGAGCGCCGCCTCCCCGCGCGCGCACATCAGCAGGTGCGCCCCTTCGGCGGCCAGTTCCTCCGCCACGGCGCGGCCAAGCCCCTTCGACGAGGCGGCCACGAGGGCGACGCGGCCCGCGATCCCGAGGTCCATCAGTCGTCCGTGTCGTGAAAGTAGGAGTCCGTCCCGTCGAGCCAGTCCGCACGGGGGGGACAGAAAATGTCGAGATCCAGTGTCTTTTCGAGCGCGACGGCCTTGTGTGGGACGTGGGAGGGAATATGGAGGATCTCGCCCGCCCGTACGACGACTTCGTCGCGCCCGTCCTCGCCCAGCCAGAAGTGCAGCGCGCCCTCGAGGATGTATGTGAACTGCTCATTCTCGTGCGAGTGCGTGGGAACGACCGCGCCCTCCTCGAGCAGGACCTGCGCGATCATGGCCCGGTCTCCCGTCACCATGCGCCGGCCCAACTGCCCGGTCACGCGCTCCCACGGCAACTCGTCCCAGCGGAAGTGCCGGGGCTTCGCTTCGCTCATGACGTTCCTCCTTGCGGGGTAGCTCCCGGACTCGCGCCCGGGCCTGTTCGGGGGACGGACGATGTGCCGCCTACCGATTCCCGGCAAGCGTCCAGGCAACGCCCGCGCGCATATTCCAGTCGCCGCTCATTTCGGTCGTTCCGTGCCCGAACCCGCCGTCGACGGACACCGGTCCCCGTCTCCACTCCACCGTGGCCCGGAGTTCGCCGAGGTCGCCCGTGCCCGGCGGCGACACGCTTCTTGTACTGGACCGCCCGCGGGCCCCGACGGAGAGCCGCCAGCCGGGGGCGGCGTCCCACAGCGCTTCGAATGCGTAGGCGAACGCGTCGTTCTGCTCGAAGGGCTCGACCGGTACCTCCAGGATGCCGACGCCGAACCAGCCCGTGGCGCGCCAGCGAGCCGAACCCCACGAGAAGAGGGCCGCGATCGTGATGTCCGTCGTGTTGAGCCCGATCCCCCGGGTTTCGTCGGAGTTCGGGAGCCTCACGCCCAGATGCCCCCCCGCCGAGAACCCCGTGGCTCCGCCGATGGGCGCGAACGACACCGCGAGTTCGAAGTCGCCCACATCCCGGGAAGTACCCTCGGCGAGAGAAGGGTCGAGCTCGATGGAAGGGACCGGATCGCGCGTCTCGATGGAGAGCATCTTCCGGGCCGCGCCCTTCAGTTCGAACACGACGCGCGGTCCGATCGCCCAGGCGGCGTGGAGTTCGGGAAAGGCCGTCAGATCCCCCCCGAGCCCCGCCAGCGGGAAGTCGGCGTTCGCGGTACGCGAGACCCCGACGCCGAGCAGGACCTCGCCGGACCGCGCGCCTCCCACCGGCTGCACGAGGGCGTCGCGCTTGAGTTGCCCCTCGGCCGGAATCGCCACCGCCACGGCGACGGCCGCGGAGAGAACGCACGAGAGCCCGACGCGCGAACGCCGGGCTCCCGGGCACTGCGGCGAAGCGGACCGCCGGCGCGGCGCCGGCCGGTCGCCGGGGCTCAGCTTCGAGCCGCCTGCATGACGTCGTTCACATAGCCGTCCAGTCGCGCCATGACCTCGATCGTCTCGGCCTGCGTCTCGGCGTTGGCCAGCTCTCTCACCAAACTGAGGAGCAGTCCACGGACCGCCGCCGCGTCCCCGCCTCCCATCGCCGGGGCTTCGGCCGCGGGGGCCGGAGGTGCAGCGGCCGGTGCGGGCTCCGCCACCGCCGGTGCGGGCTCCGCGACCGCTGGCGCGGCGGGCTTCGGAGCCTCCGCGGCGGCAAGGCGCCGCTTCACCTGGAGCGGGTACTTCGCATGGAACTGTCGGGGCGACAACTCGGCCACCGAGGCGTCGATCTCGCAGGCCCCCGCAAACAACTCCGCGTTCTTCACGCCGGGGTTCCTCTTGAGCACGCGCGTCACGTATGCCAGCACCGCATCCGCAGCGCCCTTCGAGGCACGCGGTCGCCGCGCCGCTTTCGCTCTGGCCGGCGCCCGAACCGCGCGCCCCGGGCCGGCTCCGGCCAGACGACGCTTGACCTGCAGCGGATACTTCGCGTGGAACTGCCTCGGGTTCAGCTTCCCGATGGTCTTGTCTATGAGCTTCGCTCCTGCAAAGAGCGTCGCGTTCGAGACGCCGGGGTCCTTCTTCAACTCCAGCTCTATGAATTCCATCACGTTCTCGTTCATTATGCCTCCTCCTGCGGAGCGGTGCGCCGGACCATAGATGCCGCGGACGCATGTTTGCGGTGTGTAATGAACCATAATCTCCCGCGGTGCACTGCGCGTCAACTGTAGAGTAGACGATAGATGTGCGGACCCCCGCTTTCTGCGACCACCGCGTGGGCGTAGCTTCCCGCCCATGCAACCTCGATCGATGTCCGCCGCGATCGCCCTCCTGGCGTGGTGTCTGCTCCCGGCGGTCGCGTTCGCCCAGGGGTCGCGTCTCCCGGGCGCGATCGAAGCGGGACTCATCCTCCGGCAGCTCGATGGAGTGAAGAGGGTCCTCGTCGTGGCGGCGCACCCGGACGACGAAGATACCGCCCTGCTGACCACGCTCGCGCGCGGCTGGGGCGTGGAGGCCGCCTACTTCTCCTTCACGCGAGGCGAGGGGGGGCAGAATCTCATCGGCACGGAACTCGGCGCGGGACTCGGCATCATCCGCTCGGGAGAACTGCTGGCTGCCCGCACGATCGACGGGGCGCAGCAGTTCTTCGGCCGCGCGTTCGACTTCGGCTACTCGAAGACGGCGGAGGAGACGTTCACGAAGTGGCCGCGCGAGCGCGTCCTCTCCGATCTGGTGTGGACCATCCGGCGCTTCCGGCCCCATGTGCTCGTCTCGATGTGGAGCGGAACGGAACGGGACGGCCACGGGCACCACCAGGTATCCGGCCTGCTCACGCGAGAGGCCTTCGACGCCGCCGGAGACGCGACGCGGTTCCCGGAACAGGTCGCGGCGGGAGTGGCGCCCTGGGCGCCGCTGAAGCTGTACCGCCGCCCCCTCTTCGAACTGGGCGCCACCGCGATCGAGATCGAGACGGGCGCCCTCGATCCCCTGTTCGGCCTCACGCACCACCAGGTCGCGATGGACAGCCGCAGCCAGCACCGCTCGCAGGACTTCGGCACGGCCCTGCCGCTCGGTCCCCGCACCACACGGCTCTCGCTCGTGTCCTCGCGGGTTGGCGGCTCTCCGACGGAGCCGCTGCTGGCGGGGATCGACACGACGCTGGCAACTCTGGCGGCCGAGCTCGACGAGACCGCGCGGGCGGATCTCGGTTCGTACCGGGAGGCTGTCGGCCGCGCCGGCGGCTCGCTCAGCGCGACGAGGCCGGAGACCGCCCTGCCCTTCCTCGCCGAGGCGCTGCGGCGACTGGAGCGGCTCCGCGCCGGCGCGCCCCCCGCGGGGGAGAGTGAGCTGCGACGCGAACTCGACCGACGCGCGCGCCTGCTGATGCGGGCGATCCTCGCGGTGGCCGGAGTACGGATCGAACTGCGGGCGCGGGACGATGTCCTGGTCCCGGGGCAGACCGTACTCGTCGAGGCGCGCGTCTCGAGTGGGGCCGGGGCGGCCCTGGAACTCGCCCCACCCCTCATCGAGGCGCCCCCCGGGTGGTCGGTGGAGAGCATCGGCCCGG includes:
- a CDS encoding nitroreductase family protein, which encodes MTDGGTYRPVPLATFTRRGEEEMLRRAQAFRDEVRRRRTVREYSDEPVPEEVIDACIEAAGTAPNGANRQPWHFVVVRDAEVKRRIRVEAEKEERDFYEHRAPAAWLEALAHLGTDEHKPFLETAPVLIAIFAESYEVRGGEKLKNYYVTESVGIATGILITALHHAGLATLTHTPSPMGFLNEVLDRPRNERPFLLLVVGYPADDALVPDITKKPLDRIASRR
- a CDS encoding amidohydrolase family protein, whose product is MKMSRVLAAFAAVATVLADPVAAQSYGRLSEETRAYVAVRGPTVALEHVRVIDGTGGPVLEDQTVLLRDGRIAAVGPASSIAVPEGADRHDLGGHTVIPGMVGMHDHLFYTSVGGRRVQLGYSAPRLYLGSGVTTIRTTGSFTPYADVHLKDAIDRGDSPGPRIHITAPYITGSTGSPHQARMTSPEQARRFVEYWAEEGATWVKAYTSIGSAELGAAIEEAHRLGLRVTGHLCSVSFQEAVALGIDNLEHGMLTASDFVPEKEPDRCPGNVMQRAGSSDPTGPIAMETIEAMVEAGVGLTATLSVYEAFFPDRDVVDERTLELMAPDLRDAYLDERGRIQEMGPDPENFQNELRFEKAFVDAGGLLASGVDPTGNGGALPGFGNQRNFELLLEAGLTPAQAVQVVSANGAKILGVDDELGTVEAGKLADLIVLAGDPGSDPSAIRAVRWVFKDGVGYDSQELIQATRGLVGVR
- a CDS encoding amidohydrolase family protein, translating into MRKFIAAPVALAALLAPAHLSGQSAAELGDATSEFVSIAGPTVALTGVKVIDGTGSGARTNQTVVIEGNRIAAVGPAGAVEIPPGAEVRELPGHTVIPGMIGLHNHMFFMGAGGRMAQGNISSPRLYLAAGVTTIRTTGSVSPYADLNVKSNIERGLAPGPRMHVTAPYVTGPNPALGDMAQVNSPEEARRFVRYWAGEGASWIKAYTTIRRAELAAVIEEAHAQGLRVTGHICSITFQEAVDMGMDNIEHGFGTATDFDPRKQPDECPPNSMVTVGEEGDPTGEIARALILSMVENDVGMTSTMAVIEPMTKGRAVLDERTLEAMAPEVREDYLETVDAIEANPEWPMTEAHLQKHMAFERGFVEAGGVLAAGVDPTGIGGAIAGFGDQRNYELLIEAGFDASTVVRIVSANGARIMGVDDELGTIEAGKLADLVVLRGDLESDAAIIRNVTVVFKDGVGYDSEKLIDSVKGMVGIR
- a CDS encoding multicopper oxidase family protein translates to MTPGARRSSEGGAGPAAAAALGAAGALCGALWLWVGEAPPGMSPPREARQEASPCTPGAEQGEAASPDLYCMALFPTPRVPDATGTVELRRPPGPFSVGVTPDGRLLYDAVISTELPPPSTLGPYDRYVAWASTQVLWPIERLGEVPARGRAEVGQVEFNKFLILVTAESGAESGAEPGAAGGLGPEPEGPYVLRAQSPSSRMQPADFLEFALGASRTPPGEMAMDDAWGGVPMPEGVMMLPSLMELRPDVQPWLPGDGWEGEIVDARPRELIELADGDSLALDAVYVRRRIGSRELLGYGFNGQIPGPLLWVPEDATVTIGFTNRIDWPTAIHWHGLRLDNRFDGVPGLTQEIVAPGESFRYTVHFPDPGLYWYHPHHREEVQQDLGLAGNLMVRSEDPDYFSPVHREEVVMLDDLLLGEHGIVPFGLERATHALMGRFGNTMLVNGRPDYALDVERGSVVRFYFTNASNTRTFNLSFGGAPMKLVGADVGNFEREEWVESVIIAPAERYIVHVAFPESGRYPLLNRVQGIDHIGGSFFPEEDTLGVVRVGAADATPDLSATFEALRENVRARDEIAPYRPLFDRPVDLTLELDMSTRGLPLVVERLMQVDSAYFHPVEWSGTMPMMNLISTPENVSWTLREPSTGLENEAIRWTFRVGDVVKLRIRSRRETLHQMQHPIHIHGQRFLALATNGVPHDNLAWKDMVVVPVGGSVDLLLELSNPGQWMLHCHIAEHLEAGMQMVFTVEP
- a CDS encoding SDR family oxidoreductase — its product is MDLGIAGRVALVAASSKGLGRAVAEELAAEGAHLLMCARGEAALAEAAASADARGPGDVVGIPADLSDPRAVAGLVEAAMTRFGRVDILVNNAGGPPAGEFEDHDRAAWKAAVRLNLESALDLTRAVLPGMKERGWGRILNITSVAVKEPVDGLILSNSVRAAVTGFAKTLSNEVAAFGVTVNNVLPGFTRTARLEQLAAVRAEAGGISTDEVEAGWNAAIPARRLGDPREFAAVVAFLASERASYVTGVSIAVDGGRTRSLQ
- a CDS encoding cupin domain-containing protein, with translation MSEAKPRHFRWDELPWERVTGQLGRRMVTGDRAMIAQVLLEEGAVVPTHSHENEQFTYILEGALHFWLGEDGRDEVVVRAGEILHIPSHVPHKAVALEKTLDLDIFCPPRADWLDGTDSYFHDTDD